In Clostridium sp. SY8519, one genomic interval encodes:
- the hydA gene encoding dihydropyrimidinase: MEMKTLVKNGTLVTETGVFPGDLLIEDGKIAAIAESLEAPEAEVIDASGTYVLPGAVDIHTHMDLDVGIARAVDDFYTGTVAAACGGTTTIVDHLAFGPKGCSPWEPIREYYRLADGNAVIDYGFHGVLQHVNEDVLRDMADLAQQEGITSFKVYMTYNDMLQDEEILQVLEQAKAKNIMIAFHCENDGIVTHLRKKFVREQHTEARFHPLSRPAEAEAEAVNRLLYLAQVAGEAPVYVVHLSSEKGLEEVMRARLRGQKHFGVETCPQYLLLTDAAYEDPQEGLKAIMSPPLRKEKDQEALWQALREGEIDTVATDHCPFTFANQKQQGAKDFTACPSGAPGVEERLRLMYSEGVRKDRITLQQLAEYCCTNPARIAGLYPKKGVLRQGADGDLVLLDPRKETVLSARGIHGAADYTCYEGWKLSGAIALVMQRGQVIVREDQFLGARGAGQYLKRGTSSLCR, from the coding sequence ATGGAAATGAAAACACTGGTAAAAAACGGAACCTTGGTAACAGAAACAGGAGTATTTCCCGGAGATCTTCTGATTGAAGACGGGAAGATAGCAGCAATTGCGGAATCCCTGGAAGCGCCGGAGGCAGAGGTGATCGACGCTTCCGGGACCTATGTCCTTCCGGGGGCAGTGGATATTCATACCCATATGGACCTGGATGTAGGCATTGCCCGGGCGGTGGATGATTTTTACACTGGAACAGTGGCCGCGGCCTGCGGCGGGACCACCACAATCGTGGATCATCTAGCCTTCGGCCCGAAGGGGTGCAGTCCCTGGGAACCCATCCGGGAATACTACCGTCTGGCAGACGGCAACGCAGTGATTGACTATGGGTTTCATGGGGTTCTGCAGCATGTGAATGAAGACGTGCTGCGTGATATGGCAGATCTTGCGCAGCAGGAAGGGATCACCAGCTTTAAAGTCTATATGACCTACAATGACATGCTGCAGGATGAAGAAATTCTGCAGGTGCTGGAGCAGGCGAAAGCAAAGAATATCATGATTGCCTTCCACTGTGAGAATGACGGAATTGTCACACATCTGCGAAAAAAATTTGTGCGGGAACAGCACACAGAAGCCCGCTTCCATCCCTTGAGCCGTCCGGCAGAAGCGGAGGCGGAAGCCGTGAACCGCCTGCTGTATCTGGCACAGGTGGCCGGGGAGGCCCCGGTCTATGTGGTCCATCTGTCTTCGGAAAAAGGACTGGAAGAAGTGATGCGCGCCAGACTGCGGGGGCAGAAACATTTCGGCGTGGAGACCTGCCCCCAGTACCTTCTGCTGACGGACGCGGCCTATGAAGATCCCCAGGAGGGGCTGAAAGCGATTATGTCCCCGCCGTTAAGAAAAGAGAAGGATCAGGAGGCTCTGTGGCAGGCGCTGCGCGAGGGAGAAATTGATACCGTGGCAACGGATCACTGCCCGTTTACCTTCGCAAATCAGAAGCAGCAGGGAGCGAAAGACTTTACTGCATGCCCCAGCGGAGCGCCCGGCGTGGAAGAACGCCTGCGCCTGATGTATTCCGAAGGGGTAAGAAAAGACCGGATCACCCTGCAGCAGCTGGCAGAATACTGCTGCACCAATCCGGCCCGGATCGCAGGCCTGTATCCGAAAAAAGGCGTACTGCGGCAGGGCGCGGATGGGGATCTGGTGCTGCTGGATCCACGGAAAGAAACGGTGTTATCCGCCCGCGGAATCCATGGCGCCGCGGATTATACCTGCTACGAAGGCTGGAAACTGTCCGGCGCCATTGCGCTGGTGATGCAGCGCGGGCAGGTGATCGTCCGGGAGGATCAGTTCCTGGGTGCCCGCGGAGCAGGACAGTATCTCAAACGGGGAACCAGCAGCCTGTGCCGGTAA
- a CDS encoding P-II family nitrogen regulator, which yields MMIKIDAIVREELYEDIKDALNAIDVHGITVTQVMGCGTQKGYTQIVRGSKVAINMLPKIKFEIVVSDEKWAEKVVDTIAAIARTGNPGDGKIFIYELRDAVRIRTGEHGPSAIY from the coding sequence ATGATGATAAAAATTGACGCCATTGTGCGGGAAGAATTATATGAGGATATCAAAGACGCCCTGAACGCCATCGACGTACACGGCATTACCGTGACCCAGGTGATGGGCTGCGGTACCCAGAAAGGGTACACGCAGATTGTCCGAGGCAGCAAAGTCGCCATCAACATGCTGCCGAAAATCAAATTTGAAATCGTAGTCTCTGATGAAAAGTGGGCGGAAAAAGTGGTGGATACCATTGCGGCCATTGCCCGCACCGGAAATCCGGGAGACGGCAAGATCTTTATCTATGAATTAAGAGACGCGGTCCGGATCCGCACCGGCGAACACGGACCAAGCGCTATTTACTGA